In Flavobacterium sp. CBA20B-1, one DNA window encodes the following:
- a CDS encoding group III truncated hemoglobin, translating to MKHDIESRDDLEQLVRIFYEKVRSDAELAPIFNSIITDWEPHLQKITDFWEQHLFGAQKYKGNPIETHNKVDARMKHNVTAHNFGTWLFYWMQTLDELFEGPNKEVLKFKARKMQTVFFVNIVQARSKTI from the coding sequence ATGAAGCACGATATTGAAAGCCGAGATGATTTAGAGCAATTGGTTCGAATTTTTTATGAAAAAGTGCGAAGTGATGCCGAATTGGCACCTATTTTTAATTCGATAATTACCGATTGGGAACCTCATTTACAAAAGATTACCGATTTCTGGGAACAACATCTTTTCGGAGCTCAAAAGTATAAAGGCAACCCAATTGAAACACACAATAAAGTTGATGCTAGAATGAAACATAATGTTACGGCACACAATTTTGGCACTTGGCTTTTTTATTGGATGCAAACTTTAGACGAGCTTTTTGAAGGACCTAATAAGGAAGTATTGAAATTTAAAGCCCGCAAAATGCAAACAGTTTTCTTTGTGAATATAGTGCAGGCACGATCGAAGACAATATAG